Genomic window (Vibrio coralliirubri):
GTGCTGCACCGAACGCGCCGAACGTGTTCTTAGTTGCGTGAGAGATATGCTTGAACAGCAAGCTATCAAAGTCTTTCGCACCTTGCTTCTCATCCGGGTTTGCTGCAGCTTCCATTTCGCTTAACACGTATGGGTGACAACGTGTCGCACCTTGACCAAAGATCATCAGGTTACGAGTCAGGATGTTCGCACCTTCTACTGTGATAGCAACTGGAATACCTAGGTAAGGCGCAGCCAAGTAGTTCATTGGACCATCTTGAATTGCACGACCAGAGTGGATATCCATTGAATCATTCAGGATAGTACGCGCCATTTCTGTCATATGATATTTCGCGATAGCCGTAACGATACCCGGCTTCTCTTTCATATCAAGTGAAGTAGTTGTCAGCGTTCGAGTCGCTTCTAGTAGATACGTTAAGCCACCAATACGGCCTAAGCTCTCCGCAACACCTTCAAACTTACCAATCGACATACCAAACTGCTTACGAACATACGCGTATGCGCCAGTTGTTCTCGCAGTTAGGTGGCCCATTGCTGTACCCAGTGCTGGTAGTGAAATACCACGACCTGCAGACAGACATTCCACCAGCATACGCCAGCCTTTACCTGCGTAATCAGCGCCACCGATTAGCCACTCCATTGGGATAAATACATCGTGACCGCGTGTTGGACCGTTCATGAATGCAAGACCAAGTGGGTCATGACGTTCACCAATCACAACACCTTCGTGGTCAGCTGGGATTAGCGCACAAGTGATACCGATGTCTTCCTTGTCGCCAAGCAGCTTTTCTGGATCGTGCAGTTTGAAAGCCAGACCAAGTACCGTCGCTACTGGTGCTAGCGTAATATAACGTTTGTTCCAGTTAAGCTTGATACCTAGTGTCTCTTTACCTTCGTGCATTCCCATACACACAGTACCGACATCAGGGATACCACCCGCATCAGAACCCGCTTCTGGGCCTGTCAGTGCGAAACATGGGATATCTGTGCCGTCAGCAAGGCGAGGCAGCCAGTAGTCTTTCTGATCTTGAGTACCGTAGTGAGACAGCAGCTCACCAGGACCAAGAGAGTTTGGAACCATTACCGAAACCGCAGTACTGATACTACGCGTCGCAATCTTAGTTACGATAGTTGAGTTAGCGTGTGCTGAGAATTCACGACCGCCATACTCTTTCGCAATAATTAGCGAAAAGAAACGCTCTTTACGTAAGAAGTTCCACACCTCTTCAGGGAGGTCTCGATCTTCTTTTACAATTTGGTGGTCATCAAGCATAGCGAGCAAGGTTTCAAGCTCATTATCCATGAACGATTGCTCTTCTGCTGTCAGCTGAGGTTTTGGGTATTGGTGCAGCTTAGTGAAATCTGGCTTACCAGAAAACAGCTCTCCGTCCCACCACACGCTACCCGCTTCCATCGCTTCTTTCTCGGTGCTAGATAGTGGTGGTAGTACTTTTTTAAAGAGTTTAAAAGCTGGGTCACTTACCCATTTTTGTCTTAGAGAGCTCATAGTTCAGATCCTTTTGTTCACTATATTGGTTGTGAATGTTTCGCTTTTTATTGTTTTATTCTTCTGCTGACATGCCAGCGGCTAAATATGGAATAAGAATATCAACCACTGCCTTAGCATCTATCTTTCTGTCATAGTCATTCTCTGCAATTTCTACTAGAGCCTGACTTGATGCCATGGTGAATACACAAGTCCCTAGGGTGAAGTGTAATCGCCAAAATAACTGTTCTTGAGTGAGGTTCGGATTCGCCTTCATTACTGACGTCGTAAACAAAGAAAGTACTTCGCTATAACGGGTAGTAATGAACCAACGCAAGTGCCCTTGCACATCCGTATAGCCTCTGCCGATGAGTAACATGAATCGGCTGGTACCATTTGGCCTAACATCATTAAGTGCTCTTAGTGGCTGTCTCAACGACTCAAACACGTCACTCATAGAATACGTTTCGTTCAAGTTTAAGTTCACTAATGCATCTTGTAGTGCTGGCATAAATGCTTCCAAGTAACGATTGAGTACCGCACGAACCAGAGTCTTCTTATCGCCAAAGTGATAGTTCACTGAAGCTAAGTTGACATTCGCTTTACTCGTAATCGTACGTAAAGAGGTGTCATTAAAACCGTGCTCAGCAAATAAGCCTTCCGCCACATCTAAGATTTTGTCTTTGGTTGTACTTCTTGGTGCCATTTCAATCACTCGTATTAAACAACTGTTTGAAATATACGCCTAGTACATTTATTTAACAAGCAAGCAACATCACATTTTCACAAATTGGTCGTACCAGTTAATAAAACTCAGCACTAACCGATTGAATCACTGTGTGTTTACAAAAAAAGAAAAAAATAATGAATTTTCTTGGAACTGAAATGGAAATGGAGGGTCATAAATTAGGTAGAAAACAGCGTATTTAGAAGTTTAACAGGCCGTCAAACTTGTTCTTCTCACTGCTTTCTTAATTACTGCATTTTCCTTATTAACTCCTATACTTGTATCCGCCCAAACCACGTTGGTTTGGGCTTTTTTTTGTGTGTTGTTCCGATACCTTTTCTTTAGCGGGTACTCGACACAAAAAAGCCCCCGAAATCGAGCGCTTTTCTTACGTTAAGCGTTAGAGCCTTTCACATTATCTAATTAAGCAGCATCATTTTTTATCAGCTCTCCCAGCACGGCTAGGTCATTACCTAGGTCAACCGAACCACCCAGTTCAGTCGCAATCCCCTCAACAACGATAGTTTGGACATCATCCCCTCCATTGATTGGAATGGACAAAGCGATATCTTCTCCGTCGACAGAGACCTCAATCGCATCAAGTAGCTCGGCCATTTGAGTCTCATCTTGAGGGTCTTCGACCAAATCATTGAGGTCAATCAGATCCCCAGAACCACCTGTATAAAGCTCGAAATCTTTAATAATATCAGTACCGTTGTCGAGCGCAGAGTCTAGCCAAGTGAAGATGTTGTCTCCGCTATCTCCAATAAGCAGATCGTTGCCTGACTCGGCATACAAAGGTTCATTACTCGCAGCACTAATAACGTTATATTGCTGCGGTTCTTCGATATCTATTGTGACCGTCTCTACCGTGCTTTCTGCACCATTAGAGTCGACCGCGACATAATCAAACTGCGGGTCTTCAGTTACCGCCTCGTTACCTTGGACATAGCGTAACTCCCAACTGCCCCCTGTCGATGACAGCTCCATCCCAACAATCGGATTGTCTGGTGAAGAATAACTAAAATCATACAGAATTTGGCTATTCCCTGTATCTCCTGGATCTTTTTGATATTGCTCCGTCTGAGTAGTGCCATCAGCAAAGGTATAGAGCACTTCAACATAAACATTACTATCAGTGTTAAATGAACCACCCAACCCATCTAAACCAAAATCAACAACCTCTAATGGATTATTAGTAAAATCGAGGACCAAGGTCTCCTGTTTGTTCATACCTCTACCATCGGTATCACCAATACCAAAACCAACATGAGATTGTTCGCCTTGATACTGCTTCAACGGTTTATTATTGTTATCTTCGATCGTTAGTGTAATCGTATTACCGTTATCTAGCGTAATAAGTCTCTCTGTTGGTGAAACTTCCACACCCCAATTATAGAAACCATCAACAAGCTCTGGCATATCCTCAGGATCGCCACTAAAGCCCATTTCAAACATTTCTCCAGGCCCAGCTACAAAACTGATATTGTTCGGAACAAACAACTCACCGTTATCAACATCAGACTGTACGATTTCTCTCGTGACGCCATTTTCATCGGTATACAAAAGGCTGCCGTTGGTTGGCAAACTTTCGATTCGAATATTAAGTGGAATGTCGTCATGGTCATCTTCTATATCCGAGATATAATCTGGCATGCCGCCATCTTCAGAATCGAAGAGAATAGGTATAATCGCGTCCTCATCATTAACGACCGTAAAGCTGGTCGCTTCAGGTGCGTCATTGACACCATTGATTGTTATCTCGATAACATGCTCTACACCATCAATCGCGGTTACCACATATCTTTCAATAACCGTGTCATCATCATTCAAGTATTGAACCGCATCGTTATCAACGACATAACTCCATGCGCCCTCTGGAGTAATCGTTAACATACCCAAAGCAAGTGCATAAGTAGACCCAATAGGGGTAAACACACCATTAGGTTTAAAGGCGGGCATGTCACTCGTGTCGACATCAGTAATCGTTAAAGTACCTGACGCTGAAAGTTCGTTGGTATCAGGATCGACATTAACATCTTCCGTCACCTCACCCATGTCAGAATCACCTTCACCAACGGTAATCTCAGATGGATCATCGGCACCATTGATGGTAATCGTCACTTCGCTTGTGGTTCCGTCAATCGCAGTAACCGTGTAAACCTCAGTAACGAACTCATCGTCATCAAGATATTGCACATCATCGTTATCTACAACGTACGTCCATTCGCCATCATCGGTTATGGTCAACATACCTA
Coding sequences:
- a CDS encoding acyl-CoA dehydrogenase; its protein translation is MSSLRQKWVSDPAFKLFKKVLPPLSSTEKEAMEAGSVWWDGELFSGKPDFTKLHQYPKPQLTAEEQSFMDNELETLLAMLDDHQIVKEDRDLPEEVWNFLRKERFFSLIIAKEYGGREFSAHANSTIVTKIATRSISTAVSVMVPNSLGPGELLSHYGTQDQKDYWLPRLADGTDIPCFALTGPEAGSDAGGIPDVGTVCMGMHEGKETLGIKLNWNKRYITLAPVATVLGLAFKLHDPEKLLGDKEDIGITCALIPADHEGVVIGERHDPLGLAFMNGPTRGHDVFIPMEWLIGGADYAGKGWRMLVECLSAGRGISLPALGTAMGHLTARTTGAYAYVRKQFGMSIGKFEGVAESLGRIGGLTYLLEATRTLTTTSLDMKEKPGIVTAIAKYHMTEMARTILNDSMDIHSGRAIQDGPMNYLAAPYLGIPVAITVEGANILTRNLMIFGQGATRCHPYVLSEMEAAANPDEKQGAKDFDSLLFKHISHATKNTFGAFGAALTGSKFIKADMSGPTKPYYQDLTRLSRALAVSADFAMLTLGGELKRKELISARLGDGLSYLYMASAALKKYEDEGRQQADLDYVHYAVQHCFHNAAKSLQEAYRNFPNKMVGKVLKGLVFPVGNHFEKPSDNLTVQLAESLMTPGAHRERLTHLCYIGKEEEDSVGLMENAFNAMYSIKPLERKIFKAVKEGKVARKGLLQDKLAQALAADVLTQEEVDQIVAADKLRYAAIQVDHFSHDFSETLTRKELKPKLNSVA
- a CDS encoding TetR/AcrR family transcriptional regulator — its product is MAPRSTTKDKILDVAEGLFAEHGFNDTSLRTITSKANVNLASVNYHFGDKKTLVRAVLNRYLEAFMPALQDALVNLNLNETYSMSDVFESLRQPLRALNDVRPNGTSRFMLLIGRGYTDVQGHLRWFITTRYSEVLSLFTTSVMKANPNLTQEQLFWRLHFTLGTCVFTMASSQALVEIAENDYDRKIDAKAVVDILIPYLAAGMSAEE